The Paraburkholderia agricolaris genome includes the window GCGGCTGGTTTGACAACTGGGGCTCTTCCGGCATTTATCCATGCATGTCGCAATCGGGCGCCGGCTCAAACTTCGAACGACTTTTTTACGGAACCAACATCGCGAACCGAATCGCGATACAGAACATTTACATGTCGTTTGGTGGAACGAACTGGGGCTGGTTGCCGTCCACCGGGCTGTATACGTCGTATGACTATGGGGCAGCGATAGACGAGGGCCGTCAACCGCGGCCAAAGCTGGCTACGCTTAAGGCGCTGGGCAATTTTGTTCAAAGCGTGCCTGCGATCATGCATGTGGATGCAGGAAGCGCCGTTAGCCCGTCATCGCAATCGATCCAGATTCTGCACGGCGTGGACAACACCTCCGGAACCAATCTGTACACTGTCCTGCACTCGCCCTCAAATGCGACTTCAAACGACACCTTTACTTTCCCGGTCGTTACACCTGACGGTGGTTTCACCGTGCCCCAGCAAGGGACCTTGAGACTTAACGGCGCGGATTCCAAACTGCTGCTCGCGAACTACTCGTTTGGTCAGCATCATCTCGTCTACACGACGTCGGACTTCGACGCACAATTGTCGGCTGCGTCGGGCGACGTCGTCCTGCTATATGGCCGGCAGGCAGAAGACGGAGAGACCGTACTGCGCTTCTCCTCGCAACCCACTGTGTCGGTGATCGGAGGACCGTCCAGCAATGTGAGCCAGGCATGGGATCCATCCACAGGGCAACTGCGGTTGAACTATCAACATAACGCACTGACGAGGATCCTGATAGCCGGCGGCGGCAGCACCACACCGCTGATGTTGCTTATCGCAGACGACAACACAGCGTCGACCTTCTGGAGGCAAAGTACCAGCGCCGGCCCGATACTCGCACGCGGTCCTTCGCTGCTTCGCACCGCTGCGATTAGCGGGACGACACTCGGGATGACCGGAGACACGGTATCGACTGGCTCGCTGGAAGTATGGGCGCCGGCGGCAATCAAGCAACTCTCGTGGAATGGTGCTGCTCTTGCGAGTCAATCAACCGCATCGGGAAGTCTGCTGGCGCAGAATGCATTGAGCGGACCTGACGCTGTATCGCTCCCTGATCTCACGGCGCAACCGTGGCGTTACATGCAGGAATCGCCCGAAGCACAATCCGCGTTTGATGACTCGAAGTGGCTCAGCGCTACGTTGACTTCGACCAGTAGCACGACGCCTCCGCCGTCCGGACAGCCGGTGCTCACCGCCGACGACTACGGCTTTCATCATGGCGACGTCTGGTACCGTGGGAAATTCACTTCGGCTTCGAACGTATCGTCGATTACGTTGAATTACTGTGGCAGCCAGGCCGGCCTGGATCAGGTCTGGGTTGACGGCAACTATCTCGGACAGAATGTACTGGGCGGCTCAACCTGCGGAACGTTTACTGTCCCGGTGACATTAACGCCAGGACCGCACGTCATCGCGACAATGATTCGAAATAATGGACACAACGAGGACTGGTACGCGAATGACGGCCACAAGGAGGGAAGAGGGCTCGTTTCAGTTTCTCTCGGTTCCGGTTCGACCACGAACATCGCGTGGAAGATACAAGGAAATGCCGGTGGCGAAAATCTTTGGGATACCGCTCGCGGTCCGATGAACAACGGCGGACTATGGGGCGAACGCAACGGCTGGTATCTCGCAGGATTTCCGGCTGCCGGCTGGTCGACCGCCACGTTGCCGGCCGCACAGGCGTACCCGGGCACTTCATGGTTCAGGACGACCTTCCCGTTATCGATCCCGGCTGGAAATGACGTCTCGGTCGGCATTCAGATTGGCGGCGCCGACGGCACCATCACGGGCGGAAACTATCGCGCCCTGATCTTCGTGAACGGCTGGAACATGGGGCAGTACATTGCGAATGTTGGACCTCAACATACCTTTGTGGTCCCGAATGGCGTCCTCAATCCCAACGGACAAAACACGATCGCCATTGCGGTGACCAGCAACGGCAACCCGTCCGACAGCCTCGAAAGTGTCCGGCTTGTCAATCTGGGAACGGTTCGAGGCGGCGTGCCGGTTCAACTCAATGATTCTCCCGATTATTCAGCCTGGCTATCAGCCAACTAATAACACCGGAGCGGAGAAAGTACTTTCGGTCAGCGCCGAGACCCCCTGCGGGGTCCGGCCTTGATTTTTCGGCAACGTGAAGGACCCGGCCTCGCAGGAATACGTTCCAGTTATCTCATTACCTGCATCCACATGTAGTTAGTAATCCAAAAAATACTGAAACAAAAAATTTTATCGACAGGGGCCGGATGTGCCGGCGGATCTGTCCAAAACAGACCTGTAGTAGCGGAGACATCGATGGAAAACAAACCAAGTGCAAAGCGCCGTTCCCTGATCAAGCTCGGCGGATTGTCGCCGATCCTGCCGTACCTGTACGCTTGCGGGGGCAATACCGATTCCGCGAATTCGGGTGGCTCGCAGCCAGTAACCACAGGAGCCGGCCCCGCCGCCGGCGCCGCTTCGGCACCCACGGCCGCTTCCAGTCCTGCTTCCGGTCAGGAACCCACGACTGCGAGCTTGATACCCGATGCGAACGCGTTGCAAATGAAGTATGCCTACGCTGCGGGGCAGTCTCCCGATTCCATTGGCGCCAATGCGTCGTCGTCGACGTACATGCTGTATGAAGGTCTGCCAATCGGCAACGGCCGTCTCGGGGCGCTCGTTGGCGGCGCTCCCACGCAGGAACTGCTCTATCTGAACGACATCACCCTCTGGTCCGGGCAATCCGACATAATGGATTACGCCTACACGTCGAGTGGAATGGGTTCTTATCAAACGCTGGGTACCTTGACGATAAGCTTACCCACACATACTAACTCGACCCAATATGAGCGTTTGCTGGATATCAGCAACGGGCTTGTCAGAACGACCTACTCCGTCAATCAGGTGAACTACGAGAGAACGATTTTCAGCAGTTTCCCGAATGATGTCATTGTGATTCGGCTAACCAGCAGTTCACCAAATTCCTACACTGGATCGATTGCTCTTGCCGACGGTGGCCGAGGCGCGACAACGTTCATGGATGGGAGTGCCCAGATGTTATCTTTCTCTGGGAGCTTACCTAACGGGGAACTCTATTCCGCGTGCGCGAAGATATTGCCAGACGACGGGCAACTGACTGTTAACGGTAATCAGATTATCTTCCTGAATTGCAGCGGTCTTACCATTCTGGTATCCGCCAGCACTAATTATGACGGCGTTAGTGCCAATCACTATCTGGGCGCCGGCTCACCTTTGGACACGGCCCATGGCCAGATCGCCGCTGCCGAGGGCAGCAGCTTTGGAACACTGCTCTCCAATCATCTCGCGGACTATCAGCCCCTGTTCGGAAGATTCAGCGTGAATTTTGGGGCGTCAACTTCCGCTCAGAATGCGTTGACGATTCCTGATCGCCTGCAGGCGCGTGCTGCGCCGAACAGTCCACCGGATCCCTGGCTGGAATCGTTATACGTGCAGTTTGGGCGCTATCTGAGCATTGCATCCTCGCGTACCTCCTTGCCGATGAATTTGCAGGGACTATGGAACACGACGAATGATCCGGCATGGTTCTCGGACTATCACACAGACATCAACGTCCAGATGGCCTACTGGCTTGCAGACCGGGGCGGGTTGCCGGAATGTTTCGAGCCGTTTCTGAACTTTGTTCTTAGCCAGTACAAAGACTGGGAAACCTTGACACAAAGTAGTTTCAACAGTCCGAGCAACCCATTTGCAAATTCCAGCAAGAAGATTGCGGGCTGGACAGTGGGTATTTCGGCAAACGTATACGGGTCTCAAGCCTGGCAATGGCACCCGCCCGGAAATGCATGGATTTGCCGGAATCTCTGGGAGCACTACGAATATACGGTAGATGGCAACTATCTCTCGACGATATATCCGGTCCTGAAATCTGCATGCCAATTCTGGGAGGCCCGTCTGGTCTCAGTCCAAACGGGTACGAATCCCGATGGATCGGCGTTAATGCAGCTTGTCGACGACGTGGACTGGTCGCCCGAGCACGGAAACTATTTGCAGGGCATTACCTATGCGCAGGAGCTGGTTTGGGATCTCTTTACAAACTACATCAAGGCTGCGTCTGTGCTGGGCGTCGACTCGAGCTATGTTGCGACCATCACGACGTTGCTGTCGAATCTTTATCTTCCCCAGTTGAATCCTCAGAACAACAATATGCTCGAGGAGTGGATGCAAGCCTCATACGATGCTCAAACGGAGCAATCCGACCCCACGCATCGTCATCTTTCGCCGCTAATCGGACTCTTCCCGGGGGAGCGTCTTTCGATCAACAGTGATCCCACCTTCATGAACGGCGTCAAGGCGCTTTTGACGGCCAGAGGCACCACCAGTTTCGGGTGGGGGATGGCCTGGAGAATGGCGTGTTGGGCGCAATTGCAACAACCGTCGATAGCGTATTCGATGATTCCATTGCTGCTCACGCCAGTGACCTTTTCTAACCCAGGAAACGGCAGCTTTGTGAATATGCTGGACGCTTACGACGATGGGCCCGAGGTGTTTCAGATCGACGCGAATATGGGTGGCCCCGCTGCGGTGTGCGAGATGCTGCTGCAAAGCAGAACTACATCGATCACGTTGTTGCCCGCGCTTCCATCGCAGTGGGGAACTGGAAGCGTGACCGGGTTGCGTGCCAAGGGAGGATTCTCTATCGACCTGGCATGGGCTAATTCGACACCGACCTCAGTGACGTTGACCAGCGTAGGCGGCACTTCAACAACGTTGTTCTATATGGGGAGAAGCAAACTGGTGCACGTGCCCCTGAATGGATCAGTTACCTTGAGCGCGGGAGAGTTGCCCTGAGCTGGAGAAACATTGAGCAAGCCGTATACGTGGTGCGTGTTGCCACCCGAGGGTGGGTGTTTAACACGCCCACGGAAGTACGGGTTGACTGGACTTTTTTTGTGGAGACCAATAACGGTGAACCTGTCGAGCGGGTCAATGGAGATCACCATGCCTGAAAGATCGGAGCAGACTCTGCTCGAAAATCTGCTTGCGCTGCAGACCTGGGTGCGCGCCTGGTACGACGAAGCGGTCAAGGCGGAATTTATCAACGTGTCCTATCATCCGGACGCGGAAACGGTGAGCCTTTTGCGGCATTACTTTAAAGCCGGCGTGGCGCCGGCAGAAGCTGCTCACGCGTGCTTTGCTCATAAGCACTAACCCATCGGCGAAGTCCCTCCTTCAATCGCCTGCCAGGCCTGTTATCGCGCTTCTTCGCCCCGGCCTTGGGCGGCGCGGTTGACCGGGCGTCGTTGACGGGGTAAACGTAGCGTTTCTCGAAGCACCCGGGATAGAAACGCTGGTTATGACCGTAAAGAAAGCCATTTCACTGAATCGGCTATTGCACGACATTCGCGCCTGTACGGTGTGCGCGCCGGTGCTGCCGCATGCGCCGCGGCCGATTGTCGTGGCATCGGCCGACTCGCGCATTCTGATCATCGGCCAGGCGCCGGGCGCGCGCGTGCATGCTTCCGGCATTCCATGGAGCGATGCGAGCGGTGCACGTTTGCGGAACTGGCTCGGGGTCTCCGACGAAACCTTCTACGATGCCTCGAAATTCGCCCTCGTGCCGATGGGGTTCTGCTTTCCAGGCAGAGG containing:
- a CDS encoding glycoside hydrolase family 35 protein; this encodes MKLSGLLLAAACGAILMSACGGSDNSEPGGTTTSGTSAGGTTTSAGPTLPSLPSGTPPQLVAHKIGWDHYTLRVDGKTTPIWSGEFHPFRLPSPSLWLDVLQKLKANGFNAVSIYFDWGYSSAKAGTYDFTGIRDMDTLLDMAAQAGLYVIARPGPYINAETDAGGFPGWLLTQSGKARTSAPDYLAAAREWMSKINPIIARHQLSTGQGTVILYQIENEMQDTSQTAYMQDLHDWARSDGISVPIFHNDPGPNGNFVPANSPIPGVVTGPVDLYAFDNYPQTNCTGNPGAGWYGLFSAGGAKGGATASPYTPGFIAEMEGGWFDNWGSSGIYPCMSQSGAGSNFERLFYGTNIANRIAIQNIYMSFGGTNWGWLPSTGLYTSYDYGAAIDEGRQPRPKLATLKALGNFVQSVPAIMHVDAGSAVSPSSQSIQILHGVDNTSGTNLYTVLHSPSNATSNDTFTFPVVTPDGGFTVPQQGTLRLNGADSKLLLANYSFGQHHLVYTTSDFDAQLSAASGDVVLLYGRQAEDGETVLRFSSQPTVSVIGGPSSNVSQAWDPSTGQLRLNYQHNALTRILIAGGGSTTPLMLLIADDNTASTFWRQSTSAGPILARGPSLLRTAAISGTTLGMTGDTVSTGSLEVWAPAAIKQLSWNGAALASQSTASGSLLAQNALSGPDAVSLPDLTAQPWRYMQESPEAQSAFDDSKWLSATLTSTSSTTPPPSGQPVLTADDYGFHHGDVWYRGKFTSASNVSSITLNYCGSQAGLDQVWVDGNYLGQNVLGGSTCGTFTVPVTLTPGPHVIATMIRNNGHNEDWYANDGHKEGRGLVSVSLGSGSTTNIAWKIQGNAGGENLWDTARGPMNNGGLWGERNGWYLAGFPAAGWSTATLPAAQAYPGTSWFRTTFPLSIPAGNDVSVGIQIGGADGTITGGNYRALIFVNGWNMGQYIANVGPQHTFVVPNGVLNPNGQNTIAIAVTSNGNPSDSLESVRLVNLGTVRGGVPVQLNDSPDYSAWLSAN
- a CDS encoding glycoside hydrolase family 95 protein; the protein is MENKPSAKRRSLIKLGGLSPILPYLYACGGNTDSANSGGSQPVTTGAGPAAGAASAPTAASSPASGQEPTTASLIPDANALQMKYAYAAGQSPDSIGANASSSTYMLYEGLPIGNGRLGALVGGAPTQELLYLNDITLWSGQSDIMDYAYTSSGMGSYQTLGTLTISLPTHTNSTQYERLLDISNGLVRTTYSVNQVNYERTIFSSFPNDVIVIRLTSSSPNSYTGSIALADGGRGATTFMDGSAQMLSFSGSLPNGELYSACAKILPDDGQLTVNGNQIIFLNCSGLTILVSASTNYDGVSANHYLGAGSPLDTAHGQIAAAEGSSFGTLLSNHLADYQPLFGRFSVNFGASTSAQNALTIPDRLQARAAPNSPPDPWLESLYVQFGRYLSIASSRTSLPMNLQGLWNTTNDPAWFSDYHTDINVQMAYWLADRGGLPECFEPFLNFVLSQYKDWETLTQSSFNSPSNPFANSSKKIAGWTVGISANVYGSQAWQWHPPGNAWICRNLWEHYEYTVDGNYLSTIYPVLKSACQFWEARLVSVQTGTNPDGSALMQLVDDVDWSPEHGNYLQGITYAQELVWDLFTNYIKAASVLGVDSSYVATITTLLSNLYLPQLNPQNNNMLEEWMQASYDAQTEQSDPTHRHLSPLIGLFPGERLSINSDPTFMNGVKALLTARGTTSFGWGMAWRMACWAQLQQPSIAYSMIPLLLTPVTFSNPGNGSFVNMLDAYDDGPEVFQIDANMGGPAAVCEMLLQSRTTSITLLPALPSQWGTGSVTGLRAKGGFSIDLAWANSTPTSVTLTSVGGTSTTLFYMGRSKLVHVPLNGSVTLSAGELP